GGCGTCCTGCAACAGGGGCACCTCGCCGCAATCCACCGCAAAGCCGAATTTCGCCGGAAGCGCGGGGCCGTCCTCACCGGCCAGCGCCGCGCTCAGCGCATCGCCAAGCCGCTGGGTCAGATCGCCCATCTGCCAGAAGGGCTGGGTGATGACATTGCGCCGCGTCTCGGCAGCCAGCGAATGATCAAGCAGCCCTAACGGTGCCAGCGCCTTCAGCACGGCCTCGTGATCTTCGGGCTGGATCCCCCGCAGCTGCAGATTGCCGCGCGAGGACAGGTCGATGAGACCGTTGCCGAATTGCGCGGACAGGCCCGCCAGCGCCCCTGCCTGCCCTTTCGTCAGCCGCCCGTACCAAGGCCGGACCCGCACCACCAGCCCGTCGCCCGACAGCATCGGTCTGTGGGCACCGGGGCACCATCCCCTGATCTGCGCTGCATTGCCTTGCGGGGCCTGCGGCTGCCCTGTGGCCTGTGTCATTCATCTGCTCCCAAAGCGGTTTGAGCCAGCGCATCCTGAATCGAATTGCGCCGCGTAACCCAGAGGTTAGCATCAGACAAGGCCCGAAACCTATCCCACATCGCCGCCAGTGCCTGCGGATTGTCCTTTTCAAGGAAATCGACCACCTCGCTGCGGCCCAGAGTGGCCTCGAAATAGAGGTCGAACAGATGACTCGGCACAGCGCGTGACAGATGCGCGAACGCGGCAAGATGATCCAGTGTCGCGGCAATTTCAGCCCCGCCACGAAAGCCGTGCTGCATCATGCTATCGGCCCAATCCGGATTGGCGGCGCGCGCCCGCACCACACGGGCGATTTCTTCCGTCAAGGCACGGGCGCGGGGCTGATCGGGACGGGTGGCATCCAGATGGTAGGATTTCGGGGCCGCCTGCCCCAGACGCGCCATTGCCGCCGCAAACCCCGCCTCATGCGCGGCATAATCCGAAGCCACAAGAAGATCCGTCTCGGGCAGATCCTGCAGATGCACGAATGTATCCGCCTCTGCCAGCCGCATCTCGAGTGCCGCGCGGGCGGGCATGATATTTCCTTTGGCATCAATCGCATGGGACGAAGCATTCAGCCATGCCTCCCCCGCCATCACGCGCCCCTCATCAGAATAATCCTCAAGCGCCTCTCCCATATTCAACCCGTAAAGACCGGGTTTGGGGCCGAAAACGCGCGGGGTTCTGGCCAGATAGGGATTGTCTTCTGCCGCTTCCTCGCGCTGTGCCAAAGCCTCTGCCGCCAGTTCGAAAAGCTGCGCCAGCCCCGGAAATACGTCACGGAACAACCCTGACACCCGCAAGGTCACATCGATCCGCGGACGGTTAAGCAAGGCCAGCGGCACCAGCTCGAACCCCGAAACCCGTTCGGAATTGCTATCCCAAACCGGTTTGATACCGGCAAGATGCAGCGCCATCGCAAATTCTTCGCCTGCGGTGCGCATCGTGGCCGACCCCCACAGATCGACAACCAGCCCCTGTGGCCAATCCCCGTGATCCTGCAGGTGACGGCGGATCAGCTCTTCGGCCAGCTTGACCCCTTGGGTATAGGCCGCCCGCGACGGCACTGCGCGCGGATCGGTGGTAAAGAGATTGCGCCCCGTCGGCAGCACATCCGCCCGCCCCCGATGCGGACTGCCGGAAGGACCGGGCGGCACGAAACGCCCCGCCAGCGCGCGGATCACCCCTTGCGTCTCCGCCGTGCCGCAGGCACCGGTGCCAAACACATGCAGCCCTTCGGCATATTGGCTTTCCTTGATGTCGCAGACGAACGCATCCAGACGGGTGATCGCCTCGGCGGCCGAGGCGGCCTCCGCGATCCCCAGATCGGCCTCTACCCCGCGCCCCTGTGCCTCGGCACGGATATCGGCAATAAGGCGGTCGCGGCGGGCGGGGTCCAACCCGTCGGCGGTGGAATATTCATCCATCAACGCCTCCAGCCGCATCAGGCTTTCAGGCATCGCGGTCTGCGCCAAGGGCGGCGGCACATGGCCAATCGTTACAGCGCCGATGCGACGCTTGGCCTGTGCGGCCTCGCCCGGATCATTCACGATAAACGGATAGATGACAGGACAGGCGGCCAGCAGGGCCTCTGGCCAGCAAGCTTCTGATAAGGCAACAGATTTCCCGGGAAGCCATTCAACCGTGCCATGTGCGCCCATATGGAGGACCGCATCGGTCTGGCCACGCAGCCAGAGATAGAAGGCCACATAGGCATGACGTGGCACGCGTGACAGATCGTGATAATCCGTCTCGCGCGAGGCACGATCGGCGCGTTCGGGCTGCAAAGCCACGACCGCCTTACCACAGCGGATCGCCGGAAACTGGAACTGCCCGTTGCGGCAGGCGGGGTCGTCCTCGGGGGCACCCCATGCCTCGGCCAGATCATCGCGCAGACTGTCGGGCAGGTTGGCCAGCGCCAGCCGGTAGTCATCCAGCGAATAGTGCAGCACGGCATGCTGCAAGACGGCGCCCAGATCGCTGACTTTGGTCAGGGGATATCCCTCTTCCGCAAGCGTCGCCACCAGATGTTCCACCGAGGCCAAGGCATCCAGCCCCACCGCATGGGCAATCTGGTAGCTCTTGCCCGGATAGGTCGAAAGCACGAAGGCCAGACGTTTTTGCGCGGCAGGCATCTGACCGAGCCGATACAGCGCCAGAACCCGTTCGGCAACCTGCGCGACCCGCCCCAGATCGGGGCGATGGGCGAAACGGGAATATTGCAGATCCGGATCGCGTTTGCCGGGGCTTTTGAACGAGATCACGCCACCAAACAGGCGGCCATCCACCTCGGGCAGCACAACATGCATCGCCAGATCCGAAGGGGCGAGACCGCGCTCGGAGGCGGCCCAATCGCGGCGCTGCGCGGTGGAAAGCGCCACCTGCACCACCGGCACATCGGCCTGATCCAAGGGCGAGCCACCTTCGGCACCCTGCGCCGAAAACGCAGTGGCATTGACGATTGCAACCGGTTTGAGCCGCGCAATCTCACCGCGCAGCCAATCCGGCACACCCGCCGCTTTCAGGGAGGGCACAAAGACCCCGAAAGCTGCAAATCCCCGCGCCCGAAGCGCTTCGATCAAGGCATCGACAGGGGCGGTATCGGCCGCCGTCAGATAGGACCGGTAGAAGGTCACAAAGGCCACCGGCCCGGTGTCCTCGGGCGGCGCAATAACGCCCTTTTCGGGCAGGTAGAACCCGTAATCGGGCACCGATTTCAGCCCCGCCACCGGCCCCGCATACAGCCCCGCAGCCAGAGCAAGCTGGGCCAGCGCGGCCTGTGCGGCCACCGCCCCGCCCGCATCGCACAGCGCCTGCAAGCGCCGCAATGTCGAGACGGGCAGCGTGGAAAGCGTATCAAGGCGCGCATCCTCGCGCCCGTCCGCAGGCAGGACCGCAAGTGCGATGCCCTTGCGCCGCGCCAGATCCTGCAGGCAGGCCAGCCCGTAAGGCCAGTAGCTTTCGCCACCAATCAACCGCACAAGCACGCCCTTTGCCCCCGAAAGGGTCTGTTCGACATAGGTATCGACCGAAAGCGGATGTTTCAGCGCGACCAGATTGGCCAGTCGGCAAGAGGGCAGCGGGCTGCCCCCCTTCGCACGTTTCCAGCCTGCCGCGAACGCGCCCAGATCACTATCGGAAAAGGACAGCACCACCAGATCCGCAGGGGCCTGCGCCAGATCCTGCGGCTGATCGGATTGATCAAGCCCGTGAGTTTCGCGAAAGACGACATGCATGATTTAGGCCGATACCAGTCCCAAAGCGGTTTCGATCGCCGCACGGTCGATATGATCATGCTCGGCAATCACCACCAGCTGCGAGGCACGCGGACGGCTGCCCCAAGGCTGGTCGAACTGGCCGCGCAGGCGGGTGCCCACCGCCTGCACCAGATAGCGCATCGGCTTGCCCTTCACCGCCAGATAGCCTTTCATCCGTAGGATATTGAGATCCCCCGCCATCGCGATCATGCGTGCCTCAAGCCCTGCGATATCCTCGATCTCGCCCAGATCCACGACAATCGTGTCGAAATCGTCATGTTCATGGTCGTGGTGGCCGTCATGATGGGACGGGCGCGCCTCAAGGTCGTCTTCCGCCGCCGCATTCAGCCCCAAGATAACCTGCGGGTCGATTTCGCCTTCGGTCATCGGCAGGATCGGCAGCTTGCGCGGGGCCTCGGCCTCGATGACGGCACGGGCTTTTGCCAGCCCCTCTTCGCCCGCCAGATCGGCTTTGGACAGAAGCACGATATCGGCGCAGGCGATCTGGTCCTCGAAGACCTCCGACAGCGGCGTTTCATGATCAAGCGAGGGATCGGCGGCGCGCTGTGCATCGACCGCTCCCAGATCGGGCGCGAACTGGCCGGAGGCGACAGCCTCGGCATCCGCCAGCGCGATCACCCCGTCCACCGTGATCCGCGAACGGATCGCAGGCCAGTCGAAGGCTTTCAGAAGCGGTTTGGGCAGCGCCAGCCCCGAGGTCTCGATCAGGATATGGTCGGGGGTTTCAGGCAGCGCCAGAAGGCGTTCGATGGTGGGAATGAATTCATCGGCCACGGTGCAGCAGATACAGCCATTGGCCAGTTCGAGGATGTTATTCTCGGGGCAGTTTTCATCGGCGCAGGATTTGAGGATATCCCCATCCACCCCTGCGGTGCCGAATTCATTGACCAGCACGGCCAGACGGCGGCCTTGCGGGTTTTGCATCAGATGGCGGATCAGCGTGGTTTTGCCCGCGCCCAGAAACCCTGTGACAACCGTTACCGGAACCTTTGCGAGATTGGTCATTGATCACTCCTGCGGATCATTTTGCGGCGGAATACGCGCAATGGATTGTTTGCGAAAGATTACCGGGCGTGCGCGCCAAGGCACCAGACCATCGGTGGTGTCCTTATAGGCGCGGATCCCGCTAAGGATATCCTCAAGATGCAGATCGGGATCGAGATCGCCATAGACATAGGTCCAACGCTGCGCCCCTCCGGCCAGAACCATCGAACAGGACCGCGTGCAGGCCGAAAGACATTCGGCAGCCCGCACCTTTACGCCCTGCGGCAGGTCGGCGTGCTGCAGCGCCTGATGCAACCGCGTTCCCGGACGCGGATCGGCCTCGTCCCCTGCGCGGCGGCAGGTGGTGCAGATTGTCACGGTTACATCTGTCATATGCTCTCCCTTACAGGGCGCATAGCACTGGCCGAAAGCCGAAACCACCGGTTTCCCCTTCCGTCCGGCCACGACACACCCCGATCGCCCGTTCTCATCCGCGTCTCAGGCAGGTCTCCCGGCTTGCGAAGTCAGGAAGAGAGTCTCCTCCTGCCGGTCGCGCCTTCCCGGATGGCTCCAGTGGCATGCGGCCTCTTCGGTCACGGTCGCGGGGGCGGCTGCGCTTGGGACCGTGTCGCACCGTCCCTATCGCATTCCCTTTTCACCTGTCATAGACAGGAACCTGAACGCAGGGCTAAAAGACGTGAGTGCCCCGCCTTTGTCAAGGAAGGAGATCCCGATGCCCGAGACATCGCAAACGACCCACTCGCCCGAAGATATGGCCGACCGCCATGCCAGCAAGATGGCCAAGAAGAAGGCCGCCCGTGACAAGATCATGGCCACCAAGGAAGGCGAAAAAGGTCTGATCATCGTCAATACCGGCGCAGGTAAGGGCAAATCCTCTGCCGGTTTCGGGATGATCTTGCGCTGTATCGCCCATGAAATGCCCTGCGCTGTCGTGCAGTTCATCAAGGGCGCATGGGATACGGGCGAACGTCGTCTGATCGAAGAGCATTTCTCCAATATCTGTCAGTTCTACGCGATGGGGGAAGGTTTTACCTGGGAAACGCAGGACCGCGCCCGAGATGTCGCGATGGCCAAGCGCGGGTGGGAAAAAGCGAAAGAGCTGATCCGCAATCCGGAAATCCGTTTCGTGCTGCTGGACGAGATCAATATCGCGCTGCGCTATGACTATCTGGATATCGACGAGGTCGTGACCTTCCTGCGCGACGAGAAACCGCCGATGACCCATGTGGCGCTGACGGGGCGCAATGCCAAGGACGCGCTGATCGAGGTCGCCGATCTGGTCACCGAGATGACCTTGGTCAAGCACCCGTTCCGCTCGGGGATCAAGGGCCAGAAAGGCGTGGAATTCTGAACGATCGCGGGCCGTTTTTGCGAAAAGGCTTGCTTGACGCATCGTCCTTTGGAAGCCCTGCCGGACCAGTTTACATGCGGGGCTTTCGGGATGAGGGAAAACAAGGTTATTTTAACGATGTTACGCCATGATGCTCCTGCCACATTCGGCAGGGTCCCGAAGCTGGCAGAAGGTGGGCGCACCGCATTTCCCGAAGCCAGCTGCCACTGTCTTGGTCGAGATGCGGTGCAGTCCCGCCCGTGCTCGGCGGCTTGGGGGCGGGGCTGCCCTGGCGCGGCGCAGCGTGACGTGACAGGCCGGAGGGCTGCGTGATGGTGGCGCTGATGATTCAGGGCGCGGGCTCCAATGTCGGCAAATCGATGCTGGTGGCAGGGCTTTGCAGGGCCGCACGGCGGCGCGGGCTGACGGTGGCCCCGTTCAAGCCGCAGAACATGTCCAATAACGCAGCGGTCACGGCGGATGGTGGCGAAATCGGTCGGGCGCAGGCGCTTCAGGCACTGGCCTGCGGGCTGGAGCCCGTCACCGATATGAACCCTGTCCTGCTCAAGCCCGAAAGCGAGACGGGATCGCAGGTCGTGGTGCAGGGCCAGCGCCTGACCACCGTGCGTGCGCGGGACTATGCCGCGCTGAAACCGTCCCTGATGGGCGCGGTTCTGGACAGTTTCAACCGTTTGCGCGCCCGCCATGATCTGGTGATCGTCGAGGGCGCGGGCAGCCCGGCCGAGGTCAATCTGCGCGCCAATGACATTGCCAATATGGGCTTTGCCTGTGCCGCGGATGTGCCGGTGGTGCTGGCGGGCGATATTGACCGCGGCGGGGTCATCGCGCAGATCGTGGGCACGCAGGCCGTTCTGTCCGCGCAGGATGCGGCGCAGATTGCCGGCTTCCTGATCAACAAGTTCCGCGGAGATCCACGGCTTTTCGATGAGGGCTACCGGCTGATCGAGACACGTACCGGATGGCGCGGGTTCGGCGTTCTGCCGTGGTTTGCCGAGGCCGGTCGCCTCCCTGCCGAGGATGCGCTGGACCTGCCAAAAGTCTCGCAAGGGGCGGGGCTGAAAGTGGTCTGTCTGGGGCTGTCGCGCATTGCCAATTTCGATGATCTCGACCCCCTGATGCAGGAGCCTTCGGTTCAGGTCTCGATCCTGCGGGCCGGTCAGGCCCTGCCCGGAGACACCGATCTGGTGATTCTGCCCGGATCGAAATCGACGCGCGGCGATCTGGCCTTCCTGCGCGCGCAAGGCTGGGATATCGACCTGCAGGCCCATCTGCGGCGCGGCGGGCATATTCTGGGGATTTGCGGGGGATACCAGATGCTTGGCCGCAGCATTCAGGACCCGCACGGGCTGGAAGGGCCTGCGGGCACCGAGGCGGGGCTGGGCTTTCTGGAGGTCGATACGCAGATGGTGGCGCAAAAGCGCCTGACCCGCGTCAGCGCCCGTCATGCCGCCTCGGGCGCGATGTTTTCCGGCTATGAAATCCATATCGGGCGCAGTGATGGCCCCGATAGGGCGCGCCCCTTTGCCTATGTCGAGGGCACGCCCGAGGGGGCGATATCGGCGGATGGACGGGTCAGCGGCAGCTATCTGCACGGGATGTTCGGTGATGACGGGTTCCGCAGCGCATGGCTGCGCGCGCTGGGGGCACAGTCTAGCGGCATGAATCACGGCGCGCTGGTCGAGGCGACGCTTGACCGGCTTGCCGACCATCTGGAAGCCCATCTGGATGTGGCGGGGCTACTGGCCCTCGCCCGTTAGGACCGCCTCCAGCCGTGCCCATTCCTGCGCGGATCCGGGCAGGCCCAGCCTGATCCAGCGCGGATGCCACGGGAAAATCCGGCTCCAGATGCGCGCGCGTGCAAGGCGGGTCTGCGCGCCTGTGGCATCGGGGGTCTCGTATAGCCGGAACAGTTCGGCCCCGCCCGCCCGTTGCCAGCCCGCGCGCTGTGCGAGGCTGTCCATACGGATGACATCCTCATGCAGCCGCGCGCAGGTCTGTTGCTGCCAGCGGGTATCGGCCAGCGCCTGCTGCCCGATCACCAGCGCCGCACCGCAAACCGGCCACGGACCCGCCATCTGCCGGATCTGCGCAATCTGGGCCTCAGCCCCCAGCACAAAACCCAAGCGCAGCCCGGCCTGACCGTAGAATTTCCCGAAGGACCGCAGCACGAACAGATCCGGCGCACCAAGATGGGCCACCACTGACAGATCGGGGCGCGGATCGGCAAAGCTTTCATCGACCACCAGCGCGCCGACCTCCTGACGCAGCGCCAGCAATGTCGTGGCGGGATGGCTCTGCCCGTCGGGGTTGTTGGGGTTGACCACAACCGCCAGATCGGCCCCGCGCAGCTCTGCGATCGTGGTGACCTCCTGCACCTCCCAGCCCGCCTGTCGCAGGCTGGCTGCATGTTCGTTATAGGTCGGGCCAAGCACCCGCGCCCGTTTCGGCCCGCCGACGATATGCGGCAGGGTCTGGATGGCGGCCTGCGCACCGGCCAGCGCGGCAATCGCGGCGTCTTTCAGGCCATAGGTCCGGCGCGCCACGGCCAGAAGGCCCTCCATCGCGCTGCGCGTCGGCAGATCGGTATAGGCCTGCGACGGCAGCGCGGGCACGGGATAAGGCACACGATTGATGCCGGTCGAGAGATCGATCCAGTCATCGCCCCCGAAT
The sequence above is drawn from the Thioclava sp. GXIMD4216 genome and encodes:
- the cobN gene encoding cobaltochelatase subunit CobN → MHVVFRETHGLDQSDQPQDLAQAPADLVVLSFSDSDLGAFAAGWKRAKGGSPLPSCRLANLVALKHPLSVDTYVEQTLSGAKGVLVRLIGGESYWPYGLACLQDLARRKGIALAVLPADGREDARLDTLSTLPVSTLRRLQALCDAGGAVAAQAALAQLALAAGLYAGPVAGLKSVPDYGFYLPEKGVIAPPEDTGPVAFVTFYRSYLTAADTAPVDALIEALRARGFAAFGVFVPSLKAAGVPDWLRGEIARLKPVAIVNATAFSAQGAEGGSPLDQADVPVVQVALSTAQRRDWAASERGLAPSDLAMHVVLPEVDGRLFGGVISFKSPGKRDPDLQYSRFAHRPDLGRVAQVAERVLALYRLGQMPAAQKRLAFVLSTYPGKSYQIAHAVGLDALASVEHLVATLAEEGYPLTKVSDLGAVLQHAVLHYSLDDYRLALANLPDSLRDDLAEAWGAPEDDPACRNGQFQFPAIRCGKAVVALQPERADRASRETDYHDLSRVPRHAYVAFYLWLRGQTDAVLHMGAHGTVEWLPGKSVALSEACWPEALLAACPVIYPFIVNDPGEAAQAKRRIGAVTIGHVPPPLAQTAMPESLMRLEALMDEYSTADGLDPARRDRLIADIRAEAQGRGVEADLGIAEAASAAEAITRLDAFVCDIKESQYAEGLHVFGTGACGTAETQGVIRALAGRFVPPGPSGSPHRGRADVLPTGRNLFTTDPRAVPSRAAYTQGVKLAEELIRRHLQDHGDWPQGLVVDLWGSATMRTAGEEFAMALHLAGIKPVWDSNSERVSGFELVPLALLNRPRIDVTLRVSGLFRDVFPGLAQLFELAAEALAQREEAAEDNPYLARTPRVFGPKPGLYGLNMGEALEDYSDEGRVMAGEAWLNASSHAIDAKGNIMPARAALEMRLAEADTFVHLQDLPETDLLVASDYAAHEAGFAAAMARLGQAAPKSYHLDATRPDQPRARALTEEIARVVRARAANPDWADSMMQHGFRGGAEIAATLDHLAAFAHLSRAVPSHLFDLYFEATLGRSEVVDFLEKDNPQALAAMWDRFRALSDANLWVTRRNSIQDALAQTALGADE
- the cobW gene encoding cobalamin biosynthesis protein CobW codes for the protein MTNLAKVPVTVVTGFLGAGKTTLIRHLMQNPQGRRLAVLVNEFGTAGVDGDILKSCADENCPENNILELANGCICCTVADEFIPTIERLLALPETPDHILIETSGLALPKPLLKAFDWPAIRSRITVDGVIALADAEAVASGQFAPDLGAVDAQRAADPSLDHETPLSEVFEDQIACADIVLLSKADLAGEEGLAKARAVIEAEAPRKLPILPMTEGEIDPQVILGLNAAAEDDLEARPSHHDGHHDHEHDDFDTIVVDLGEIEDIAGLEARMIAMAGDLNILRMKGYLAVKGKPMRYLVQAVGTRLRGQFDQPWGSRPRASQLVVIAEHDHIDRAAIETALGLVSA
- a CDS encoding DUF1636 domain-containing protein → MTDVTVTICTTCRRAGDEADPRPGTRLHQALQHADLPQGVKVRAAECLSACTRSCSMVLAGGAQRWTYVYGDLDPDLHLEDILSGIRAYKDTTDGLVPWRARPVIFRKQSIARIPPQNDPQE
- the cobO gene encoding cob(I)yrinic acid a,c-diamide adenosyltransferase, which produces MPETSQTTHSPEDMADRHASKMAKKKAARDKIMATKEGEKGLIIVNTGAGKGKSSAGFGMILRCIAHEMPCAVVQFIKGAWDTGERRLIEEHFSNICQFYAMGEGFTWETQDRARDVAMAKRGWEKAKELIRNPEIRFVLLDEINIALRYDYLDIDEVVTFLRDEKPPMTHVALTGRNAKDALIEVADLVTEMTLVKHPFRSGIKGQKGVEF
- a CDS encoding cobyric acid synthase; amino-acid sequence: MVALMIQGAGSNVGKSMLVAGLCRAARRRGLTVAPFKPQNMSNNAAVTADGGEIGRAQALQALACGLEPVTDMNPVLLKPESETGSQVVVQGQRLTTVRARDYAALKPSLMGAVLDSFNRLRARHDLVIVEGAGSPAEVNLRANDIANMGFACAADVPVVLAGDIDRGGVIAQIVGTQAVLSAQDAAQIAGFLINKFRGDPRLFDEGYRLIETRTGWRGFGVLPWFAEAGRLPAEDALDLPKVSQGAGLKVVCLGLSRIANFDDLDPLMQEPSVQVSILRAGQALPGDTDLVILPGSKSTRGDLAFLRAQGWDIDLQAHLRRGGHILGICGGYQMLGRSIQDPHGLEGPAGTEAGLGFLEVDTQMVAQKRLTRVSARHAASGAMFSGYEIHIGRSDGPDRARPFAYVEGTPEGAISADGRVSGSYLHGMFGDDGFRSAWLRALGAQSSGMNHGALVEATLDRLADHLEAHLDVAGLLALAR
- the cobD gene encoding threonine-phosphate decarboxylase CobD, yielding MRDHGGNLDQAMAIFGGDDWIDLSTGINRVPYPVPALPSQAYTDLPTRSAMEGLLAVARRTYGLKDAAIAALAGAQAAIQTLPHIVGGPKRARVLGPTYNEHAASLRQAGWEVQEVTTIAELRGADLAVVVNPNNPDGQSHPATTLLALRQEVGALVVDESFADPRPDLSVVAHLGAPDLFVLRSFGKFYGQAGLRLGFVLGAEAQIAQIRQMAGPWPVCGAALVIGQQALADTRWQQQTCARLHEDVIRMDSLAQRAGWQRAGGAELFRLYETPDATGAQTRLARARIWSRIFPWHPRWIRLGLPGSAQEWARLEAVLTGEGQ